Genomic window (Tardiphaga sp. vice304):
ATGTCGCACCGCAAGCAGGCCTGAGATGAAAACGCCCGGCGATATCCAGATCGATATAGCGGACGGTATCGCAACGCTGTGGCTCGCCAATCCGGCGCGGCGCAACGCGATGTCGACCGTGATGTGGCACAAGCTCGCGGCCTTCGCCGCCGAGGTGCCGACGCGAAAGGACGTGCGCGTCGTCATCATCCGCGGCGGCGGCGAGCAGATGTTTTCCGCGGGCGCCGACATTTCGGACTTTGCCACCGCGCGCTCGGGCGAGGGGCAGGCGCGGGCCTATGACGATCTGGTAGAAAACACCTGCCGGGCGATCGAGGCGATCCCGCAGCCGACCATCGGACTGATTTTTGGCGGCTGCATGGGGGCAGGGTCTTCTGTCGCGGCAAGCTGCGATCTTCGCGTCGCTGCCGACGATGCCTTCTTCGCGGTGCCCGCGGCAAAACTCGGGCTTGGCTACGATCCGCGCGGCATCGTGCGCTTCATCCGCGTGTTCGGCGCGGGCGCGACAAGGCAGGTGCTGTTCACTGCCGACCGGCTGCCGGCGACGCGCGCTTTCGCGCTCGGCGCCGTGCATCTGATCGCGCCGGCCAGCGAGGTGGAGGCGCGCGCGATGGCGCTGGCGAAACAGATCGCCGGCAATGCGCCGCTGACCATCAAGGCGGCAAAGGCGGCGATCTCCGCCATCACGACCGACAACGCCGATCTCTTGGCGCAGGCGGAGGCATTCTATGCCGCGGCCGATGCCAGCGCCGACTACGCCGAAGGCCGCAAGGCCTTTGCCGAAAAACGACCCCCGGTATTCACCGGGAGCTAATCACCCGATCTCTTTCTTTTATCCTGCAACACAAGGAGCTCCAGATGGATCTGCAACTCAAAGGCAAATGCGCTCTCGTCACCGGCGGCAGCGAGGGCATCGGCCGGGCGATCGCCATGACGCTGGCGAAGGAGGGCGTCAACGTCGCGATCTGCGCGCGCCGCCTGGAGCCGCTGGAAAAAACCGCCGAGGAAATCCGCAACGCCTACGGCGTCACGGTCGTCGCGATCACCGCGGATCTCACCAAGGACGCGGAAGCCAAGAACTTTGTCGAGAAGGCCGCCAAGGAGCTCGGCAGCCTGGATCTGATGATCAATAATGCCGGCTCCGCCCCGGGCGGCGTCATCGAGACGCTGACCGAGGCAGACTGGGAGCAGGCGATGCAGCTCAAATTCATGGGCTATGTGCGCTGCCTGCGCTACGCGCTGCCGATCATGGTCAAGCAGGGCGGCGGTCGCGTCGTTAACCTGATCGGCAATGACGGCGTCAAGCCGTCCTACTGGGAAATCGCCCCGGGTGCCGCCAACGCCGCCGGCCAGAACATGACGCTGTCGCTCACCGGCCAGTACGGCCGCCACAACATCTCGTTCTGCGCGGTCAATCCCGGTCCGGTGCGCACCGAGCGCTGGGCGGGTCTGGTCGGCGCGATGTCGCGCGACATGGGCATCTCCTATGAGGAAGCCGACAAGCTGGCGCCGGCCTCGATTCCGCTCGGCCGCATCGCTGAAGTGGAGGAAGTCGCCAACCTCGTCGTCATGCTGGCGTCGCCGCTGGTGCAGATGGCCAACGGCACGATGATCGAGATCGATGGCGGCCAGGACAAGGCCCTGATGGACCGCTTCCGCGACCGGTAGTCTTCACGCATCTACAATGACGCGGTCGTTCTTCCTTCTCCCCTTGTGGGAGAAGGTGGCACGGCCGAAGGCCGTGACGGATGAGGGGTGACGAGGCGACAGCGTTTGTGGCACCCCTCACCCGTCCACGCTGCGCGCGGCCACCCTCTCCCACAAGGGGAGAGGGAAGAGCCGAGTTCTTGGCTACCGACTTCATCATCGCGTCGCGTTCGTGGTGATCAAACATTCAGTGATGTGCTAGGCACCTTGCACCACAACCAGTCTTGACAACAAACCGGGTGCGCCGGACTATTTGCGTACAAACTAATTCGAACAGCGTTCAGGCCGAACGTAACGCCGCAGGGGCCGGTCTTCTGTTTGCGAAATGGACGGCGACGGATAATTTCATCGCAATCGTCGATCCCTGAAATCGACGATCACAACGGAGTTCGATCATGATGACGGCTCGTATCTTCGGCTCACTCGCCATCGCCGGTTCGCTGGCGGTCTCGCTCGGTTCTGCGGCTTTCGCGCAGGGCACGATCAAGATCGGTGAGCTCAACAGCTACAAGACCCAGACCGCGTTTCTCGACCCTTACAAGAAGGGCTGGGAACTGGCGATCGAGGAGATCAATGCGGCCGGCGGCGTGCTCGGCAAGAAGCTGGAAGTGATCTCGCGCGACGACGGCTCGACGCCGGGCGATGCGGTGCGCGTCGCGGACGAGCTGGTGACGCGCGAGGGCGTCAACATCCTCGCCGGCACGTTTCTTTCGCATATCGGCCTCGCCGTCACCGAATTCGCCGGCAAGAAGAAAGTGTTCTTCCTCGCCGCCGAGCCTCTGACCGACAAGATCACCTGGGCCAACGGCAACAAATACACGTTCCGGCTGCGCGCCACGACCTACATGCAGGTCGCGATGCTGATGCCGGATGCGCTGGCCGCCAAGAAGAAGCGCTGGGCGCTGGTCTATCCGAACTTCGAATACGGCCAGGCGGCGGCGGCGACCTTTAAGGAAATGCTGAAGGCCAAGCAGCCCGACGTCGAATTCGTCACCGAGCAGGCGCCGCCGCTCGGCAAGGTCGATGCCGGCGCCGTGGCGCAGGCGATCGACGACGCCAAGCCGGACGCGATCTTCAACGTGCTGTTCGGCGCCGACTTCTCCAAGCTGGTGCGCGAAGGCACTACGCGCGGCACCTTCAAGGACCGCACCGTGGTCAGCCTGCTGTCGGGCGAACCGGAATATCTCGATCCGGTCAAGGAAGAAGCCCCGGTCGGCTGGATCGTCACCGGCTATCCCTGGGACAAGATCAAGACCCCGGAATATCTGGCGTTCCTGAACGCCTATCAGAAGAAGTATAACGACTATCCGCGCCTCGGCTCGATCGTCGGCTACAGCACCATGAAGTCGCTGGCCGCCGGCATCGCCAAGGCGGGCTCGACCGACACCGACAAGCTGATCGCGGCATTCGAGGGCCTCAAGCTCGGCAGCCCGTTCGGTCCGTTCGAATACCGGGCTTCCGACCATCAAGCGACGATGGGCGCTTATGTCGGCAAGATCGCGCTGGAAAACGGCAAGGGCACCATGGTCGACTTCAAATATGTCGATGGCGCCAGCGTGCTGCCGAGCGATGCCGAAGTGAAGAAGCTTCGTCCCGCCACTGATTAAAGTGTGATGGGGTTGAACAGGACAACAAGCTCGTCATTGCGAGGAGCGAAGCGACGCGGCAATCCAGAGGCCACAGGCTCAGCAAGAACTGGATTGCTTCGTCGCCAAGAGGCTCCTCGCAATGACGGGGAGATGTTCTGAATTCCACAAGCCGATACCGCCCTGATGGCTCACACAACTCCAAATGAAAAGGTGTTTCTCTCCGCTGACAGCAGGCGGGGAGAGGTCGATCCACGATGACCCTCAGTTCCTTCTTCTTCCAGGCGATCAACGGATTGTCTTCGGCGTCCGGCCTGTTCTTTGTGGCGGCCGGGCTGTCGCTGATCTTCGGCGTCACCCGGATCGTCAACATCGCGCACGGGTCCCTCTATATGATCGGGACCTACATCGCCTACACGATCGCAACCAAACTTGGCGGTCCGCTCGGCTTCTGGGGCGGCATCGTCGCCACAGCAGTGCTGGTCGGCGTGATCGGCGCGATCATCGAAATACTGCTACTGCGCCGGATCTACCGCGCGCCCGAACTGTTTCAATTGCTCGCCACCTTCGCGCTGGTGCTGGTCATCAACGACGCGACGTTGTGGATCTGGGGACCGGAAGACCTGCTCGGCCCGCGCGCGCCAGGCCTTACCGGCTCGGTCGAACTGCTCGGCAGGCGGCTGCCGACCTATGACATCTTTCTGATTTTTGTCGGCCCGTTCGTGCTGTGGATGCTGCATCTGGCATTGGCCAAGACGCGCTTCGGGCGATTGATGCGCGCCGCCACGCAGGACCGCGAGATGGTCGGCGCGCTCGGCGTCAACCAGGCCATGCTGTTCACCGGCGTGTTTGCGCTCGGCGCGCTGCTCGCCGGTCTCGGCGGCGCGCTGCAGATCGCGCGCGAACCGGCGACTTTGGCGACCGATTTGATCGTGATCGGCGACGCGTTTGTCGTCGTCGTGGTCGGCGGCATGGGCTCGATCTCCGGCGCCTATCTCGCCGCCGTCATCATCGCCGAAGTCAAGGCGCTGTGCATCGGTCTCGGCGTCGTTGATTTCGGCGGCTTTTCGGTGAACTTCTCCAAGCTGACGCTGGTGGCCGAATTCCTGGTGATGGCCGCCGTGCTGATCTTCCGGCCTTACGGGTTGCTCGGCCGCGAGCAGGTGGTGGTGCGCAGCGTCGCGGAGCCGGAAGAGCCGATGCGCCCGGCGTCGCCGGCCACCAAGATCGCCGGCCTCGTGCTGCTGGTCGTGCTGGTCTGCCTGCCGCTGCTGGCGAAGAACTCGCCCTATACTTTGGTGCTCGGCATTGACGTGCTCATCGCCGTGCTGTTCGCCGCCAGCCTGCATTTCATCATGGGCCCCGGCGGCATGCACTCGTTCGGCCACGCAGCCTATTTCGGCCTCGGCGCCTATGGGGCGGCGCTGCTGGTGAAATTCTTTGCCGCGCCGATGGGCGTGGCACTGGCTGCCGCTCCGATGCTGGCGCTGCTCGGCGCGCTGCTGTTCGGCTGGTTCGCCGTGCGTCTGTCCGGCGTCTATCTGGCAATGCTGACGCTGGCGTTCGCGCAGATCGTCTGGGCCGCGGTGTTCCAGTGGGAGACGCTGACCGGCGGCTCCAACGGTGTGCTCGGCATCTGGCCGTCGGCGCCGTTCGACACACGCGGGCCGTTTTATTTCCTGACGCTGGCGCTGGCCGCGGCCGGCGTGCTGTTGCTGCGAAAATTCCTGTTCGCGCCGTTCGGCTACGCGATGCGGGCAGGGCGGGACTCTCCGTTGCGCGCGGAGGCGATCGGCCTCGACGTCAAGCGCGTGCACTGGCTGGCTTTTGCGATTGCGGGCGCGGTGTGCGGCGTCGCCGGCGGGCTGTTCGCTTTCGCCAAGGGCTCGATCTCGCCGGAGACGATCGGCGTCAGCCGCTCGATCGATGGCCTGGTGATGGTGCTGCTTGGCGGCATCCAGACCCTGAGCGGTCCGATCGTCGGCGCCTCTGTTTTTGCCGTTCTTCAGGACACCATCATGCGCTCCACCGAATACTGGCGCGCACTGCTCGGCGGCGTCATTCTGTTGCTGGTACTGGCGTTCCCGAGCGGCATCGTCGGCGGCTTCCTGAAACTCGTGTCGCGACGGAAGGTGTCGTCATGAGCGATCTCGGCATCCGCCAACTCTGCAAATCGTTCGGCGGCGTCAAGGCCGTCAACGACGTGTCGTTCGATATCAAGCGCGGCGAGTTTCTGGCGCTGATCGGGCCCAACGGCGCCGGCAAGTCGACCTGCTTCAACATGATCAACGGCCAGCTCGCCCCCGACTCCGGCGACATCATGTTCGAAGGCACCTCGCTGATCGGCCGGAAGCCGCGCGAGATCTGGCGGCTCGGCATCGGCCGCACCTTCCAGGTCGCGGCCACCTTCAATTCGATGACCGTCGTCGAGAACGTGCAGATGGCGCTGATCTCGCACGCCCACCAGATCTACAAATTGTGGAAGCCGGCGGCGTCGCTGCATCGCGAGCGCGCGCTCGAACTGTTGGCGCAGGTCGGCATGGCCGACGCCGCCGACCGGCCGAGTCGCGAACTGGCCTATGGCGACGTCAAGCGCGTCGAACTCGCCATTGCGCTCGCCAACGATCCGCGGCTGCTCTTGATGGACGAGCCGACCGCCGGCATGGCGCCGAAGGAACGCAACGATCTGATCGCGCTGGTCAAGCGGCTGGTGATCGAGCGCGGCATCTCGGTGCTGTTCACCGAACACTCGATGGATGTGGTTTTCGCCTTTGCCGATCGCATCATCGTGCTGGCGCGGGGACGGCTGATTGCTGACGGCGACGCCAAATCCATTCGCGACAACCCGCAGGTTCGCGAAGTGTATTTCGGCACCGGCAAGACCTTTGCCAAAGCGGAGGCTTCCTCATGAGCACGCCGATGCTGACGGTGGATAATCTCGGCGCTTCCTATGGTGCCGCGCAGATCCTTTACGGGTTGAACCTCGAAGTCGGGCGCGGCGAAGTGGTGGCGCTGATGGGCCGCAACGGCGCCGGCAAGACCACCACCATGAAGGCGATCATGGGCCTGATGGCGCAGTCGTCGGGCAAGATCCAGTTCAACGGCACGGACATCTCCGGCAAGCAACCCTTCGAGATCGCGCGGCTGGGGCTGGGATTCACGCCGGAAGACCGTCGCATCTTCTCCGACCTCACGGTGATGGAAAACCTCGACATCGGCCGCCAGCCGCCGCGCAAATTCAGTGACGGCGTTGCGGCGCCAGTGTGGACTGAAGACAAGTTGCTTAAACTGTTTCCCAATCTAGGCGAGATGCCGCACCGGCCGGGTGGCCGTATGAGCGGCGGCGAGCAGCAGATGCTCACGGTGGCGCGCACGCTGATGGGCAATCCGCTCCTGATCCTGCTCGACGAGCCCTCGGAAGGCGTAGCCCCCCTGATCGTCGAACTGATGGCCAACACCATCCTCGAACTGAAGAAGGCCGGCGTTTCGATCCTGCTGTCGGAACAGAACGTTCATTTCGCCGAACTGGTATCGGACAGGGCGTACATTCTCGAAAAGGGCCAGATCCAGTGGAGTGGTAGCATGGGTGCGCTGGCCGACAACATCGAGATCCAGCGGGCCTACCTGACGGTGTGAAAGTATAGGTTCGCCTTTTAATGCAACCGAAGATCGTACATACTTCGCGGGTCGTCAGGGGTAGTGCGATGCAGAAGCCGGGAAAGCTGAAGGTCCTGCCGGGCGCGGAGCCGCCGTCGGACTATGTCGTCGACTATCAGGTCGGCTTCCTGATGCGGGTGGCGATGCAACGCCACACCTCGATCTTCATGGCCAACATGATCGCGGACCTTACGCAGACGCAGTTCGCCGTGATGGCCAAGCTGCACGAGGTCGGACCCTGCTCGCAGAACCATCTCGGGCGCCTCGTCTATCTCGACGCCGCCACCATCAAGGGCGTGGTCGATCGGCTGGGCCTGCGGGGCTTTATCACCACCGGGAGCGATCCGACCGACCGCCGCCGGCGCGCGGTGTCGCTGACCGAGCAGGGCACCGAGCTGATGGACGCCGCGATCCGCGTCGCCGCCGAGATCAGCGTCAAGACGCTCCGACCGCTGACGGCGGAGGAGCAGCGGACATTGGTGCGGTTGTTGAAGAAGATCACGTAGCGCGGAATACTTCCGCGCAGGTCGTAGCGAGGCGGTGATCCATCGGTTTCAATGCGCTCGGCGCTTCGCTTCGCAATCAACAGCGGCCGTAGTGCGCGACAATTCCTCGAAACAGCGCGTCACGTTCGGCGCCTAGATGTGTCCCGCTGGCATCGCCGGACCGGCGTTGGCATCGACAATGGCAGCGGGATCGATGCGGGGGCCAGGCTGCAGGAGGGACCAGCGTATCGAGCGCGCTGAAAGAGCCGGCGCGGTAACGTTCCTCGCGGCTTCTGCTGAGCGCAGGAGCGACCGGATAACCCTCGGCCTTACCGAGATTGCTCTTCTCGGGCGCTGCGCTGGAGCTACGCACATCGGAAAGCAGCACCAGCGCCGCCGCGGCAAGACCGATCCGCAGGCAAGCCAAAAATCGCGGCATTTGACGGAAGCTCCCTGTCGCGATGGCGCTCGACTCGGCCAGCTCGGCATCGAGCTGGAATAAGCTTTCGTACGCCGGATCGGCGATCTTGCCTCGGATGCCTCGGCGTGCGAGTTGACGGTCGAACCGACGGGGCAGGGCATCGAGCTTGCCGACGGCTCGTCGCAGTCAGGCGGTGGTCCCCGGCCGCGACGCGGTCGGCGCGACGCTGCAGCATAACGCGGCCATCACATCCCTTCAACACTTCTACCTGGCGGAAAATTCATGGCTGGCCTGACCCTTCCCGAATCCGGCGCGACCTTTGCCGACCTTGGCCCGTCGCCGTTCCTCGCGGGCTTTCGTTTGCTCGACGGGACCTTGCCTGACGGCGTCCGAATCCGCGCCGCGGTGGGCGGCGACGGGCCGCCGCTCCTGCTGCTTCACGGCCATCCGCAGACCCATGTGACCTGGCGCAAGGTGGTGGGCGCGCTGATGCTGCGCTTCACCGTCGTCGCGACCGACCTGCGCGGCTATGGCGACAGCAGCAAGCCCGAAAGCGGCGCCGACCATGCGGCCTATTCGAAGCGAGCCATGGCGCGCGACCAGGTCGCGGTGATGCGGGCATTGGGTCATGACAAGTTCGACGTGGTCGGCCACGACCGCGGCGGGCGCGTCGCGCATCGCATGGCGCTCGATTTTCCCGAAGCCGTGTCGCGCGTCGCGCTGATCGATATCGCGCCGACCGCCACCATGTATGCGCGCACCGACAAGGCCTTCGCGACGCGTTACTTCTGGTGGTTCTTCCTGATCCAGCCGGCGCCGTTGCCGGAGCGGATGATCGGCGCAGATCCGGAGTTTTTCCTGCGCACGCACATTGATGGCCAGGTCAAGACGCCTGGCGCGACCGAACCCGCGGCCTTCGCGGAGTATCTGCGCTGCTACAACGATCCGGCGACGCGGCACGCGATCTGCGAGGACTATCGCGCGGCCGCGACCATCGATCTCGAGCATGACGAGGCCGACACCGACCGCCGCGTCACCGCCCCGCTGCTGGCGATCTGGGGCGGCAAGGGCACCGTCGGCGCGCTGTACGACGTGCTCGAGACGTGGCGGGAGAAAGCGCTGCACGTCTCCGGCCGCGCCTTCGATTGCGGCCATACGCTGCAGGAAGAGCGTCCGGAGGAGACCGTCGCGGAGCTGACGGCGTTCTTCGGCTGAAGCGGACGCCAGCACGGCGCTTCGGCGCCGGGGCTCTGGCGGGCTTTCGGGCGAAACAGTCGGATTTTTATCGGCGCTTCATCCGCCGTGCCACCGGCGCGGATCGGCTGGCCTGCCGCGAGATCCTCCGCCACCCGGCTGCGGCGCGCAGAAACTAAGGTCGCAACAACGCCCTGATTGTCTGCGGCGACACCGGGAGCTGCGAGATCGCGCCGGGCATTTGAAGCGCGTCGTCGATCGCGGCGGCCAATGCCGCGCCCACCGCGTTGGTGCCGCCTTCGCCGGCGCCTTTGACGCCCATCGGATTGAGCGGGCTCGGCGCGTCCTCGGAGACGATCACATCGACGTCAGGAACTTCGCGCGCCGTCGGCATCAGGTAGTCCGCAAAGGTCACGGCGAGCGGCTCGCCGCGGTCGTCATAGGTGAACTCCTCATAAAGCGCGCCGCCGATGCCCTGCGCCACGCCGCCGACGATCTGGCCCTCGACCAGCATCGGGTTAATGGCGCGACCGACATCGTAAGCGACGAGATAGCGCTCGATATCGATGCCGCCGGTGTCGCGCGCGAGGCTGACCACGGCGACATGCACGCCGTAGGGATAGGTCATGTGCGCGGACTCGAAGGTAGCCTCGGCCGACAGGCCGGGCGCCTCGTCGCCGAGCAGTTTCGAGCCCGGTGCGAGTGCTGCGGCGATCTGGCCGAGCCCGACCGACGGGCCGATTGCGTTGCCGGTCTGCACGATCTGGCCGTCGACGATGTCGAGCTCGCCTGATGGCAACTGCATCAGTTCGGCGGCGGTGGTCAGCACCTTGTCGCGCAGCTTGATCGCCGCGAGCCGCGTCGCTTCACCGGTCATCACGGTGACGCGCGAGGCAAAGGCGCCGAGGCCGCGCCCGATGCGGTTGGTCTGGCCGTGGATCACGTTGATCTGGTCATAGCC
Coding sequences:
- a CDS encoding enoyl-CoA hydratase-related protein, with product MKTPGDIQIDIADGIATLWLANPARRNAMSTVMWHKLAAFAAEVPTRKDVRVVIIRGGGEQMFSAGADISDFATARSGEGQARAYDDLVENTCRAIEAIPQPTIGLIFGGCMGAGSSVAASCDLRVAADDAFFAVPAAKLGLGYDPRGIVRFIRVFGAGATRQVLFTADRLPATRAFALGAVHLIAPASEVEARAMALAKQIAGNAPLTIKAAKAAISAITTDNADLLAQAEAFYAAADASADYAEGRKAFAEKRPPVFTGS
- a CDS encoding SDR family NAD(P)-dependent oxidoreductase is translated as MDLQLKGKCALVTGGSEGIGRAIAMTLAKEGVNVAICARRLEPLEKTAEEIRNAYGVTVVAITADLTKDAEAKNFVEKAAKELGSLDLMINNAGSAPGGVIETLTEADWEQAMQLKFMGYVRCLRYALPIMVKQGGGRVVNLIGNDGVKPSYWEIAPGAANAAGQNMTLSLTGQYGRHNISFCAVNPGPVRTERWAGLVGAMSRDMGISYEEADKLAPASIPLGRIAEVEEVANLVVMLASPLVQMANGTMIEIDGGQDKALMDRFRDR
- a CDS encoding ABC transporter substrate-binding protein, coding for MMTARIFGSLAIAGSLAVSLGSAAFAQGTIKIGELNSYKTQTAFLDPYKKGWELAIEEINAAGGVLGKKLEVISRDDGSTPGDAVRVADELVTREGVNILAGTFLSHIGLAVTEFAGKKKVFFLAAEPLTDKITWANGNKYTFRLRATTYMQVAMLMPDALAAKKKRWALVYPNFEYGQAAAATFKEMLKAKQPDVEFVTEQAPPLGKVDAGAVAQAIDDAKPDAIFNVLFGADFSKLVREGTTRGTFKDRTVVSLLSGEPEYLDPVKEEAPVGWIVTGYPWDKIKTPEYLAFLNAYQKKYNDYPRLGSIVGYSTMKSLAAGIAKAGSTDTDKLIAAFEGLKLGSPFGPFEYRASDHQATMGAYVGKIALENGKGTMVDFKYVDGASVLPSDAEVKKLRPATD
- a CDS encoding ABC transporter permease encodes the protein MTLSSFFFQAINGLSSASGLFFVAAGLSLIFGVTRIVNIAHGSLYMIGTYIAYTIATKLGGPLGFWGGIVATAVLVGVIGAIIEILLLRRIYRAPELFQLLATFALVLVINDATLWIWGPEDLLGPRAPGLTGSVELLGRRLPTYDIFLIFVGPFVLWMLHLALAKTRFGRLMRAATQDREMVGALGVNQAMLFTGVFALGALLAGLGGALQIAREPATLATDLIVIGDAFVVVVVGGMGSISGAYLAAVIIAEVKALCIGLGVVDFGGFSVNFSKLTLVAEFLVMAAVLIFRPYGLLGREQVVVRSVAEPEEPMRPASPATKIAGLVLLVVLVCLPLLAKNSPYTLVLGIDVLIAVLFAASLHFIMGPGGMHSFGHAAYFGLGAYGAALLVKFFAAPMGVALAAAPMLALLGALLFGWFAVRLSGVYLAMLTLAFAQIVWAAVFQWETLTGGSNGVLGIWPSAPFDTRGPFYFLTLALAAAGVLLLRKFLFAPFGYAMRAGRDSPLRAEAIGLDVKRVHWLAFAIAGAVCGVAGGLFAFAKGSISPETIGVSRSIDGLVMVLLGGIQTLSGPIVGASVFAVLQDTIMRSTEYWRALLGGVILLLVLAFPSGIVGGFLKLVSRRKVSS
- a CDS encoding ABC transporter ATP-binding protein; translated protein: MSDLGIRQLCKSFGGVKAVNDVSFDIKRGEFLALIGPNGAGKSTCFNMINGQLAPDSGDIMFEGTSLIGRKPREIWRLGIGRTFQVAATFNSMTVVENVQMALISHAHQIYKLWKPAASLHRERALELLAQVGMADAADRPSRELAYGDVKRVELAIALANDPRLLLMDEPTAGMAPKERNDLIALVKRLVIERGISVLFTEHSMDVVFAFADRIIVLARGRLIADGDAKSIRDNPQVREVYFGTGKTFAKAEASS
- a CDS encoding ABC transporter ATP-binding protein, producing MSTPMLTVDNLGASYGAAQILYGLNLEVGRGEVVALMGRNGAGKTTTMKAIMGLMAQSSGKIQFNGTDISGKQPFEIARLGLGFTPEDRRIFSDLTVMENLDIGRQPPRKFSDGVAAPVWTEDKLLKLFPNLGEMPHRPGGRMSGGEQQMLTVARTLMGNPLLILLDEPSEGVAPLIVELMANTILELKKAGVSILLSEQNVHFAELVSDRAYILEKGQIQWSGSMGALADNIEIQRAYLTV
- a CDS encoding MarR family winged helix-turn-helix transcriptional regulator, with the protein product MQKPGKLKVLPGAEPPSDYVVDYQVGFLMRVAMQRHTSIFMANMIADLTQTQFAVMAKLHEVGPCSQNHLGRLVYLDAATIKGVVDRLGLRGFITTGSDPTDRRRRAVSLTEQGTELMDAAIRVAAEISVKTLRPLTAEEQRTLVRLLKKIT
- a CDS encoding alpha/beta fold hydrolase, whose translation is MAGLTLPESGATFADLGPSPFLAGFRLLDGTLPDGVRIRAAVGGDGPPLLLLHGHPQTHVTWRKVVGALMLRFTVVATDLRGYGDSSKPESGADHAAYSKRAMARDQVAVMRALGHDKFDVVGHDRGGRVAHRMALDFPEAVSRVALIDIAPTATMYARTDKAFATRYFWWFFLIQPAPLPERMIGADPEFFLRTHIDGQVKTPGATEPAAFAEYLRCYNDPATRHAICEDYRAAATIDLEHDEADTDRRVTAPLLAIWGGKGTVGALYDVLETWREKALHVSGRAFDCGHTLQEERPEETVAELTAFFG